One window of Candidatus Marinarcus aquaticus genomic DNA carries:
- a CDS encoding RrF2 family transcriptional regulator, whose translation MLLTKKSEYALLSLISIAKSDEPKNVDVLSRDLNISKSFLAKIMQNLAKNNIVKSYKGVNGGFSLNKPYDEITILEITTAAEERIPSVFECSPSVHSCPSDLGSCCTIWPLLNNLQAKINLFLEDLTLKDIAE comes from the coding sequence ATGTTACTTACAAAAAAGAGTGAATATGCTTTGCTTTCATTGATTTCTATTGCAAAAAGTGATGAGCCTAAAAACGTCGATGTACTCTCACGTGATTTAAATATTTCTAAATCTTTTTTAGCGAAAATCATGCAAAATCTTGCCAAAAATAATATTGTAAAATCTTATAAAGGTGTGAATGGTGGGTTTTCATTGAACAAGCCGTATGATGAAATTACAATTTTAGAAATAACCACAGCAGCTGAAGAGCGAATACCTTCGGTTTTTGAGTGTTCACCTTCTGTACACTCTTGCCCATCTGATTTGGGAAGTTGCTGTACCATTTGGCCACTGTTGAACAACTTGCAAGCTAAAATTAACCTCTTTTTAGAAGACTTAACCTTGAAAGATATTGCTGAATGA
- the rpsO gene encoding 30S ribosomal protein S15, with protein sequence MALDQDVKADIIAKYRRDDKDTGSSEVQIAILTEQIKVLTEHLKINKKDHSSRLGLLKMVGKRKRLLKYLRKTDYAKFTSLVADLGIRAK encoded by the coding sequence ATGGCTTTAGATCAGGACGTAAAAGCAGACATTATTGCGAAATACAGAAGAGATGACAAAGATACAGGTTCATCTGAGGTTCAAATTGCAATTTTAACAGAACAAATTAAAGTGTTAACAGAACATTTAAAAATCAATAAGAAAGATCACTCTTCAAGATTAGGTCTACTAAAAATGGTAGGTAAAAGAAAGAGACTTCTTAAATATCTTAGAAAAACAGATTACGCTAAATTTACGAGTTTAGTTGCTGATTTAGGTATCAGAGCTAAATAA
- the moaA gene encoding GTP 3',8-cyclase MoaA has translation MLVDGHNRVVDYLRVSVTERCNFRCQYCMPEKPFSWVPKENLLSYEELFKFVQVAIDEGIKKVRITGGEPLLREGLEHFIKMIYDYKNDIDLALTSNAYLLPQAAQKLKSAGLKRINISLDSLKPDVAAKIAQKDVLSTVLKGIQTAHDVGLKIKINCVPMRGVNDTELVDILEFCKQRGYTVRFIEFMENQHAYSGAKGYTSEEIQAIIAQKYNFKKLERTGSSPSQDYILDDGYVFGIIEPHKDDFCATCNRVRLTASGVLIPCLYFEDAQSIKEAIKNNDIDKAVAILKEVLANKPEKNKWSADDTSSRAFYETGG, from the coding sequence ATGTTAGTAGATGGACACAACCGTGTGGTTGATTATTTAAGGGTATCGGTTACCGAAAGATGTAACTTCAGATGCCAGTATTGTATGCCTGAAAAGCCTTTTTCTTGGGTACCTAAAGAGAACTTACTGTCGTATGAAGAGCTGTTTAAGTTTGTACAAGTTGCCATAGATGAGGGCATTAAAAAAGTCAGAATCACTGGAGGAGAACCTCTTTTAAGAGAAGGGCTTGAACATTTTATTAAAATGATTTATGACTATAAAAATGACATTGACTTAGCTTTAACAAGCAATGCGTATTTACTTCCACAAGCAGCACAAAAACTTAAAAGTGCAGGACTTAAACGTATCAACATCTCTTTAGATTCACTTAAACCCGATGTGGCTGCAAAAATAGCACAAAAAGATGTTTTAAGTACGGTGCTAAAAGGGATACAAACAGCTCATGATGTAGGACTTAAAATCAAAATCAACTGTGTACCCATGCGTGGAGTCAATGACACAGAATTAGTTGATATTTTAGAGTTTTGTAAACAAAGAGGTTATACCGTACGGTTCATTGAGTTTATGGAGAATCAACATGCATACAGTGGCGCTAAAGGATATACTTCTGAAGAGATACAAGCCATTATTGCTCAAAAATATAACTTTAAAAAGTTAGAGCGAACGGGCAGCTCTCCATCACAAGATTATATATTGGATGATGGTTATGTTTTTGGTATCATTGAACCACATAAAGATGATTTTTGTGCCACGTGTAATCGAGTTCGACTTACAGCCAGTGGAGTGCTCATACCTTGCTTGTATTTTGAAGATGCACAAAGCATCAAAGAAGCCATAAAAAACAATGATATTGATAAAGCAGTGGCTATTTTAAAAGAGGTATTGGCTAATAAACCAGAGAAAAATAAGTGGAGTGCGGATGACACTTCAAGCCGTGCATTTTATGAAACAGGTGGTTAA
- a CDS encoding Crp/Fnr family transcriptional regulator, whose product MNISETIRNIDFFNNITEDQLTVLKEICNVQSYSKDSILYYENENSNSLLFLVEGLLKIYKIDKYDNEIFLYHIYKNSMISEITSFEQHEIFCFSNAEFTKDSKILSINFEQFNEHFLSKNIFVKEFMNELLKKTHHLQCVLNRELVFDATAKVAFMLHHDLEMFNSLKRQEVSFLLHIQPETLSRVLNRLKRNNIIEISSSTVSILNKDALTATFMGV is encoded by the coding sequence TTGAATATTTCAGAAACCATCCGTAACATTGACTTTTTTAATAACATCACAGAAGACCAACTTACGGTTTTAAAAGAGATTTGCAATGTTCAATCATACAGTAAAGACTCTATTTTATACTATGAAAATGAGAATTCAAACTCACTTCTGTTTTTAGTAGAGGGGCTTTTAAAGATCTATAAAATTGACAAATATGACAATGAAATCTTTCTTTATCATATCTATAAAAACTCAATGATCTCAGAAATCACCTCATTTGAGCAACATGAAATTTTCTGTTTTTCAAATGCAGAATTTACAAAAGATTCAAAAATCTTATCGATAAACTTTGAACAGTTCAATGAGCACTTTTTATCTAAAAACATTTTCGTGAAAGAGTTTATGAACGAATTGTTAAAAAAAACGCACCATTTACAATGTGTGTTGAATCGAGAACTGGTGTTTGATGCCACAGCTAAGGTCGCATTCATGTTGCATCATGACTTGGAAATGTTCAACTCACTCAAACGACAAGAAGTCTCTTTTTTATTGCACATACAACCAGAGACACTCTCACGAGTCTTAAACCGTTTAAAAAGAAATAACATCATCGAAATCAGCAGTTCAACAGTGAGTATACTCAACAAAGATGCGCTCACTGCAACCTTTATGGGAGTCTAA
- a CDS encoding type IV pili methyl-accepting chemotaxis transducer N-terminal domain-containing protein: MKSQRISTKIKTLGVLFFILVVALIVTTIYLNQKSKQDALIINIAGKERMLSQRIAKNIFYTYHIKSTQFTELESAVDEFIYGLNSLKNGNQLLEIDSAPTQAIAKQFYIIDVIWNNYLKNVNEFKQNMLQKSFQKAEHNLEVVYNTNNALLQEVDTLVSLYTNHAQGKTQYIIYFQYGAALALIILFIYGFFKLRTIELNAKNFIQSTKQLIDSDDVEELKPLQINAESEIEEVSDTINCFINKISSAMNHSAQAIEQSKQASLQLEEITDEFDEILDSLKDSASISKQLNMSEDMVIESTEELMNSTRRLEELKAQLDRLKEGCKEERKSS, translated from the coding sequence ATGAAATCACAACGTATCAGTACCAAAATCAAAACTTTGGGCGTACTCTTTTTTATTCTTGTTGTGGCACTTATTGTCACTACAATTTATCTCAATCAAAAATCCAAACAAGATGCTTTAATCATCAACATTGCAGGTAAAGAGAGAATGCTCTCTCAAAGAATTGCAAAAAATATTTTTTATACATACCATATAAAAAGTACCCAATTTACAGAATTAGAGAGTGCTGTGGATGAATTTATCTATGGATTAAATTCACTCAAAAATGGAAATCAATTGCTTGAAATTGATTCAGCACCCACACAAGCCATTGCCAAACAGTTTTACATCATTGATGTGATTTGGAATAACTATCTAAAAAACGTCAATGAGTTTAAACAAAACATGCTACAAAAAAGTTTTCAAAAAGCAGAACACAATCTTGAGGTAGTTTATAACACCAACAATGCACTTCTTCAAGAGGTTGATACTTTGGTTTCATTATACACCAATCATGCACAAGGGAAAACCCAATACATCATCTATTTTCAGTATGGTGCAGCTTTGGCATTGATAATATTGTTTATCTATGGCTTTTTTAAACTGCGAACCATTGAACTCAATGCAAAAAACTTTATTCAATCAACAAAACAACTGATTGATTCAGATGATGTGGAAGAGCTCAAACCTCTTCAAATCAATGCTGAAAGCGAAATTGAGGAAGTATCAGATACGATCAACTGCTTTATCAATAAAATCAGCTCTGCTATGAATCACTCTGCGCAAGCAATTGAACAATCTAAACAAGCTTCACTGCAACTTGAAGAGATCACCGATGAATTTGATGAAATTTTAGATTCACTCAAAGACTCTGCAAGTATATCTAAACAGCTTAATATGAGTGAAGATATGGTGATTGAATCCACAGAAGAGTTGATGAACTCTACGCGAAGACTTGAAGAGCTAAAAGCGCAACTTGATCGTCTTAAAGAGGGGTGTAAAGAGGAACGTAAAAGTTCATAA
- a CDS encoding c-type cytochrome: protein MTDKKVSVWGSNRFWKRSAAWVTGFSAALLVWLTFDTIPQITMGTDADLQSGITKRVPAPTVINYKITYELSDKRGHEVPVIGEKEKFFGRDDYSEEEAMELVNLGKLASQAKNCMDCHTLLGNGAYYAPDLTKAWLDPMWADNGSYQAMTGQATKEDAMVEFLTNPSSYPSHERMMPNLGITEHEAKGLVAFLKHMSSIDTNGFPRNFGKIKGAVNGK, encoded by the coding sequence GTGACTGATAAAAAAGTTTCAGTTTGGGGCAGTAATCGTTTCTGGAAACGTTCTGCTGCATGGGTAACTGGATTTAGTGCTGCATTGTTGGTATGGCTTACGTTTGATACTATTCCACAAATCACGATGGGAACAGATGCTGATTTACAAAGTGGTATTACCAAAAGAGTACCAGCACCTACAGTTATCAACTACAAAATCACTTATGAATTGAGTGATAAAAGAGGTCATGAGGTGCCAGTAATTGGTGAAAAAGAGAAGTTTTTTGGGCGAGATGACTATTCTGAAGAAGAAGCCATGGAATTGGTGAACTTAGGGAAGTTAGCATCTCAAGCAAAGAACTGTATGGATTGCCATACACTATTAGGAAACGGTGCGTATTATGCCCCTGATTTAACAAAAGCGTGGTTAGATCCAATGTGGGCAGATAATGGTTCATATCAAGCCATGACAGGTCAAGCGACAAAAGAGGATGCCATGGTAGAGTTTTTAACCAACCCTTCATCATATCCATCTCATGAAAGAATGATGCCAAATTTAGGTATCACTGAACATGAGGCAAAAGGATTGGTAGCATTCTTAAAACATATGTCTTCAATTGACACCAACGGTTTCCCTAGAAACTTTGGAAAGATAAAAGGAGCTGTAAATGGAAAATAG
- a CDS encoding cbb3-type cytochrome c oxidase subunit I: MENSLKWESQKLGTWYFTFAAVIFGAQLLFGLIAAIQYLYPSFLFEVLDFSIARIVHINALVVWLLCAMIGSVYYIMPEETGIETVGVGIGKLLFGILVAAVTVVVLVYILIQVGPADHSTLWFITQGREYIEAPMWADIGIVVVVLGFLANVYLTSIKGERTGIMTVLMADLLALAGLYLAGMFYTANISMDQYWWWWVIHLWVEATWEVFVACLAGYGLIKTIGASRQIVEMWLWIEVAMLFGSGILGIGHHYFWIGTPEYWWEIGALFSALEPVPLIGMFVHVIYDWGKESGHAAAEGHKHEISNTPAFSWFVVNTFGNFLGAGVWGFMHTLPQINLYTHGTQWPAAHGHLAFYGAYATILIGMFYMGVQGSNNIKYLRATFSSKMAITLITGGVLGMTVALTISAYVQTMIERAQWGATWVGYFAAQESTWMTQSYGWRLAMGVVTFIGFLFLVKDLLSIGKNPKHVR; encoded by the coding sequence ATGGAAAATAGTTTAAAGTGGGAATCACAAAAACTAGGTACATGGTATTTTACATTTGCTGCAGTAATCTTTGGAGCACAATTGCTTTTCGGTTTAATTGCAGCCATTCAATACCTTTACCCAAGCTTCTTATTTGAAGTATTGGATTTTTCTATTGCCAGAATTGTACACATCAATGCCTTAGTTGTTTGGCTACTGTGTGCGATGATTGGTTCAGTGTACTATATCATGCCTGAAGAGACTGGAATTGAAACCGTCGGTGTGGGTATTGGAAAACTGTTGTTTGGTATTTTAGTTGCTGCTGTTACAGTGGTGGTGCTTGTTTATATTTTAATTCAAGTAGGCCCTGCTGATCACTCAACATTATGGTTTATTACACAAGGACGAGAGTATATTGAAGCACCTATGTGGGCAGATATTGGAATCGTTGTAGTTGTACTTGGATTCTTAGCCAACGTATATTTAACATCCATCAAAGGTGAAAGAACAGGAATCATGACGGTTCTTATGGCAGACTTACTTGCATTAGCAGGTCTTTATCTTGCAGGTATGTTCTATACGGCAAATATCTCAATGGATCAATACTGGTGGTGGTGGGTTATCCACTTATGGGTAGAAGCTACTTGGGAAGTATTTGTTGCTTGTTTAGCAGGTTATGGTTTAATTAAAACCATCGGTGCATCACGACAAATTGTTGAGATGTGGTTATGGATTGAAGTTGCAATGCTTTTTGGTTCTGGTATTTTAGGTATTGGACACCACTATTTCTGGATTGGTACGCCTGAGTACTGGTGGGAAATTGGTGCACTTTTCTCTGCTTTAGAACCTGTACCATTGATTGGTATGTTTGTTCACGTTATTTATGACTGGGGAAAAGAGTCTGGTCATGCCGCAGCAGAAGGACACAAACATGAAATTTCAAACACACCTGCATTCAGCTGGTTTGTTGTCAATACCTTTGGTAACTTTTTAGGTGCTGGGGTTTGGGGATTTATGCATACATTGCCACAAATCAACCTCTATACTCATGGTACACAATGGCCTGCAGCACACGGTCACTTAGCGTTCTATGGTGCTTATGCAACCATCTTAATTGGTATGTTTTATATGGGAGTTCAAGGTTCAAATAATATTAAATATTTACGAGCAACCTTCTCATCTAAAATGGCCATTACGTTAATTACTGGTGGTGTTTTAGGGATGACTGTAGCATTGACAATCTCCGCGTATGTTCAAACAATGATTGAAAGAGCTCAATGGGGTGCAACTTGGGTTGGTTACTTTGCCGCTCAAGAGAGTACTTGGATGACTCAAAGTTATGGATGGCGTTTAGCAATGGGTGTAGTCACCTTCATTGGTTTCTTATTCCTTGTTAAAGACCTTTTAAGTATCGGTAAAAATCCGAAACATGTTCGGTAA
- a CDS encoding nitrite reductase: protein MKLSKILSIATIACIGFVSQATAGEIKLSDAEMKKATQVYFDRCAGCHGMLRKGALGPSLEASKSKEMGTETLKYIINNGTPGGMPGWGKTGELTAAETELMAKYIQIKAPQPPEKSMADMKKTHKILVPVKDRPKSPEAKNWKDYFAVILRDVGKIAIVDGVTKDVVSVVPSGFATHITRTGASGRYMYVIGRDGKASMIDLWMKEPKNVAEIRTCNDARAIDTSKHPDYKDKYAIVGCYWPPSIVTLEADTLEPLKIVSTASYTYDENVFTREARVAAIIASHDKPEWVVNIKETGQVWLYDYSNVMNPKITMVEAERFLHDGGWDLSKRYFMTAANAKNIISVIDTKEGKLVANIPSQGNKPHPGRGVNVDHPKYGPIWGSGHIGSNDIIFIGTDPEKHPKNAWKVVKKIALPGEGGGNLFVKGHPNSQYIFADRPVNPNRELQTQIYVIDRDSLEVVKTIKIPKKYLKSGMTEDGKEVKARGPVHFEFNADGSEVWTSIWGNKLQASPILVFDTKTLKLKNVIDDKRLITPTGKFNVTNTMTDTY from the coding sequence ATGAAATTATCGAAAATATTAAGTATTGCAACCATTGCTTGCATCGGTTTTGTAAGTCAAGCAACCGCAGGAGAAATCAAACTTTCTGATGCCGAGATGAAAAAAGCAACACAGGTCTATTTTGATAGATGTGCTGGTTGTCACGGTATGTTAAGAAAAGGTGCATTAGGTCCATCTTTAGAAGCAAGTAAATCCAAAGAGATGGGTACAGAGACACTTAAATATATCATCAACAATGGTACTCCTGGAGGAATGCCAGGATGGGGTAAAACTGGTGAGCTTACAGCTGCTGAAACAGAGCTAATGGCAAAATATATTCAAATTAAAGCACCTCAACCACCTGAAAAATCTATGGCGGATATGAAAAAAACCCACAAAATTTTAGTGCCTGTTAAAGACAGACCAAAATCACCTGAAGCTAAAAACTGGAAAGATTACTTTGCAGTTATCTTAAGAGATGTAGGTAAAATTGCAATTGTCGATGGTGTAACCAAAGACGTTGTTTCGGTTGTACCTTCTGGGTTCGCAACACACATTACAAGAACAGGTGCATCTGGACGATACATGTATGTTATTGGTCGAGATGGGAAAGCCTCTATGATTGACTTATGGATGAAAGAACCTAAAAACGTTGCAGAGATTCGTACGTGTAACGATGCAAGAGCAATTGATACATCTAAACATCCTGACTATAAAGATAAATATGCGATTGTAGGTTGTTATTGGCCACCATCAATTGTTACTTTGGAAGCAGATACATTAGAACCATTAAAAATTGTATCAACTGCAAGTTATACATATGATGAAAATGTATTTACAAGAGAAGCAAGAGTTGCTGCAATTATTGCTTCACACGATAAACCTGAATGGGTTGTCAATATTAAAGAGACAGGTCAAGTTTGGTTATACGACTACTCTAATGTTATGAATCCAAAAATTACCATGGTAGAAGCTGAAAGATTTTTACACGATGGGGGTTGGGATTTATCAAAACGATACTTTATGACAGCAGCCAATGCTAAAAACATCATCTCTGTTATTGATACAAAAGAAGGAAAACTTGTTGCCAATATTCCTTCTCAAGGGAATAAACCTCACCCAGGTCGAGGGGTCAATGTTGATCATCCTAAATATGGACCAATTTGGGGTTCAGGACACATCGGTTCAAATGATATTATCTTTATTGGAACGGATCCAGAAAAACACCCTAAAAATGCATGGAAAGTAGTTAAAAAAATTGCTTTACCTGGTGAAGGTGGAGGAAACTTATTTGTTAAGGGTCATCCAAACAGTCAATACATCTTTGCAGACAGACCGGTTAATCCAAACCGAGAGCTACAAACACAAATTTATGTGATTGACAGAGACTCATTAGAAGTAGTTAAAACCATCAAAATTCCTAAAAAATATCTTAAATCAGGAATGACTGAAGATGGTAAAGAAGTTAAAGCAAGAGGTCCAGTTCACTTTGAATTCAATGCAGATGGTTCAGAAGTATGGACAAGTATCTGGGGGAACAAACTTCAAGCCTCGCCAATCTTAGTATTTGATACAAAAACATTAAAACTTAAAAATGTAATTGATGACAAACGATTAATTACACCAACAGGTAAATTCAACGTAACAAATACAATGACAGATACATACTGA
- a CDS encoding nitrite reductase yields the protein MQLLFTFISLITLFLCNAFALDSAAGHMVEALPKKEVGKILYNQYCASCHHTQRIGREGPPLLPKFLRKYQEKDLAQKIKNGFPQTLMPKFDFLNPYELLQLARYIKSPIDTHIAWNASNMRDSIVSFNDPLSPLAIKNKEQILPVVERDGNKVWVMEDTRILSKFHLDNVHGGIKYTMDANNIYVPTRDGFVQRYSLKTGQRMNKVRACINLRNISLSRDGSHIFATCLLPEQMVVLDAKSMLPKKIQKLEGKISALYEFYSKDKAIFTFRNKPLLAMVDTKTFDITYKKIKEPIEDFFIDPFEDFLIGTARRGNILSVYDLNKNEYVFEHEMKGMPHLFSATYWYNNGDFYFATPHIKKPYVTVWKMYDWTFIKKVDIQGDGFFVKTHPYTPYLWADNGSDKLVLIDKNDFSTKTITPRKNQQYIHTEYSGDGKYAYLSIYEREGAIVILDTQSLKELTAYKANMPVGKYNFINKNRVFYPRLFGMDIFKQRCNNTLPCQPENLSKYEKKSLFDYLKSMKEGS from the coding sequence ATGCAACTTTTATTCACTTTTATATCACTGATAACTCTTTTTTTATGTAATGCCTTTGCATTAGATTCAGCAGCAGGCCATATGGTTGAAGCATTGCCTAAAAAAGAAGTTGGCAAAATACTGTATAACCAATATTGCGCTTCATGTCACCACACACAACGTATTGGACGAGAGGGGCCACCGCTTTTACCCAAATTTTTACGAAAATATCAAGAAAAAGATTTGGCACAAAAAATCAAAAATGGTTTTCCACAAACACTCATGCCCAAGTTTGACTTTTTAAATCCATATGAACTCTTACAATTAGCGCGTTATATCAAATCTCCCATTGATACCCATATCGCATGGAATGCGTCCAATATGAGAGACTCCATCGTCTCATTTAATGATCCGTTGTCTCCATTAGCAATAAAAAACAAAGAGCAAATTCTTCCAGTAGTAGAGCGTGATGGCAATAAAGTTTGGGTCATGGAAGATACAAGAATACTCTCAAAATTTCATTTAGATAATGTCCATGGTGGCATCAAATACACCATGGATGCCAACAACATCTATGTCCCCACACGTGATGGTTTTGTACAACGTTACTCTTTAAAAACCGGTCAGCGAATGAATAAAGTACGTGCCTGTATCAACTTAAGAAATATCTCTTTAAGTCGTGATGGTTCTCATATTTTTGCAACGTGTTTGTTACCTGAACAGATGGTGGTTTTAGATGCAAAGAGTATGTTGCCTAAAAAAATTCAAAAACTTGAAGGAAAAATCTCTGCTTTGTATGAGTTCTATTCCAAAGACAAAGCCATATTCACTTTTAGAAACAAACCACTGCTTGCAATGGTGGACACTAAAACATTTGATATTACTTACAAAAAAATCAAAGAGCCCATTGAAGACTTTTTTATTGACCCATTTGAGGATTTTCTTATTGGTACCGCACGACGAGGCAACATCTTAAGCGTGTATGATTTAAATAAAAATGAATATGTTTTTGAACATGAAATGAAAGGGATGCCTCACCTCTTTTCTGCAACCTATTGGTACAATAATGGGGATTTCTATTTTGCAACACCGCATATCAAAAAACCTTATGTCACGGTTTGGAAAATGTATGATTGGACATTTATTAAAAAAGTCGATATACAAGGGGATGGTTTTTTTGTAAAAACCCACCCTTATACCCCTTATCTTTGGGCCGACAATGGCAGCGATAAATTAGTACTGATTGATAAAAATGACTTTTCTACTAAAACCATTACCCCCAGAAAAAACCAACAATATATTCACACAGAATACAGTGGTGATGGGAAATATGCGTATTTGAGCATCTATGAAAGAGAGGGTGCTATTGTGATTTTGGACACCCAATCTTTAAAAGAATTGACTGCATATAAAGCCAACATGCCTGTAGGAAAATACAACTTTATCAATAAAAACAGAGTATTTTATCCTCGTTTATTTGGAATGGATATCTTTAAACAACGCTGCAACAATACCCTACCTTGTCAACCAGAAAATCTCTCAAAATATGAGAAAAAAAGTCTGTTTGATTATCTTAAAAGTATGAAGGAAGGATCATGA